AACAATTCCTGAAACTCTTTCTCGTTCTTTAAGCAAATTGAAAGAAAGGGATATCATCAGAGTGGATAAAAATGACATTGTGGTATTAGAAGAGGATGCCTTACAAAAGATTGCCGAGGGTTTAAAGAAAGATTAATTATGGAAATTTTGATTGATGGATATAATCTCTTAAATGCCCTGCCAGTGCTCAAGCGCTCATCTGTGAGTGAAGAAAAAAAGAGAGAATATTTGATCAAGATTCTCGATTCTTATCAAAGATTAAAGGGGCATCAAATCGTTCTCTGCTTTGATGCCTACAGGGGTTTTTCCCTCTTTGATATGATAGACGATTCTTTAGGTATCAGGATTATCTATACGGCTAGGGGAAGGACTTGTGATGATTATATAAAGGAGTTTGTGGAGGAGGAGCATAGGGAGAAGAGGCTCCATTCAGAGAAACTTCTGGTGGTGACTTCAGATAGGGAGATCATCAATTATGTTCAGCGCTTTTCTATTGAGGCTATCTCATCTAAGGAGTTTTATAGCCGTCTTGAAATGGCAGCGAAGATAAAAGGGAAAGAAGAAGCTGAGGATGATTTTAAGCCGTGGGAAAAAACAACTAAAAAGAAGGGTCCTTCTAAGCGGCTTAGTAAAAGAGAGAGAAAAAGAAGGAATCTCTTGAAAAAGCTATAATTTTATTACGTTATATCTCCATCATAACCAATTAAGAATTCATTCCATTTTCTTAACCAATTTCGTTTGCTGGGATTGAGTCTGTGTGATATAATCCAAAAAATTTTTGCATTTTTTTAACCCTATCTAGTAAGAATTGAAGAGATAGAAGGCAAGAATATCATGAATTTCTTTCGAGATTTTAAATTTTTTTGCTTGGATCATTCTCTCTTAGTAAGAAAAACAGCAAGATTCGTCAAGCGCATGCAGAAAGAACTGAGAAGACCCTCACTTGTATCAATTGAATTGACAAATGTATGCAATGCAAATTGTATTATGTGTTCCAGAAGATATATGACACGCAGGGTGCACCACATGTCTCTTGACTTAGCCAAACATATCATAGATGAGTGTAAAAAAGAAAAAATCAGGTCTATAAATCTGTTTTGGATGGGCGAAACGATTCTTTATCCCCATCTCGAAGAAATATTGGAATATATTAAAGCAGAGATACCCAACACCAAGATCGGCCTTAATACGAATGGCGAGTTTCTTACCCAAGAAAAGGCAAAGATTATCTTAAATTCTAGCATTAGTAATCTTAACTTTAGTATTGATGGGATTTCTAAGAAAACCTATGAAAGTATCAGACAAAACGTATCCTATGAAAAGGTTGAGAATAATATTCATGGATTCCTTAAAATGCGAAATTCTATGGGTAGAGAAGACCTTAAGGTAGGTGCATTTTTGATTAAAATGGATAAAAATTCTGAAGAAGCAAAATTATTTAAAGATAAATGGAAACCTTTGGTCGATAAAGCAGATACCGTTGCTTACTGGAATTGGGGAGGTACACAAAAGGATAGGGCTTTAGGGGATCATAAAAGGCGGAGTATTCAAACGTTTAATTTCCCCTGTCAAAATCTATGGAAAGAATTAGTGATAAGTAATGACGGAAGGGCAACCATGTGTTGTGTGGACTATAATATTACCGAAGAGATAGGCCTTATTAATAATAACTCAATAATGGAGATATGGCGGGGATTAGCAATGCAGAGATTAAGGAAAATTCATATGCAAAAGCGGTATAAAGAGTTAGAGATGTGCAGGGATTGTAATCGATTTACATTTCAGATGAACTCATCATGGGAGCGTATGTGGGCATAATTCTAATCTACTGTATTAAATGAATACGAAAAAGCTTAAAATGGTGAAGATTAGAAAGGAGGTGAAATAATGAAAAAGGTGGCTTATCTTATTACGAGAAATGGGACCAGAGAATTAATTGAGGGATGTTTACTTTCAACTATAAGCAAAGGGAGTCATGGTGCGAAGGTCTTGGCCCTCCATTTTGCCGAGGATGGAGTGTATCATCTCATAAAAGGAACGACAACCGGAGAGAAGATTGAGAAGGCAATCAAGGAACAAGGAGTAAAGGTCTTAGCCTGTGAATGTTCTGTAGAGAATCGGAATATCAAGGATAAGATTATCGATGATGTGGATATGGGTCATTTTGCCGATTTTTATGAGGCAGCAGCTGAAGCTGATCACGTCATTGCGATATAGAAATTTTAAAAAGGCAGAAATGTCCATTTTTTCAAAAAAAGACAAATAGTGTTTGACACTTATATAATTATTAGATATTAATTTATTGCATCTATTTTTAAAAAAGCTTTTATATGTTTTGGGAGGAAATCAATGATTGATAAAGATACAGCACCATTGGATGCCCTGAAGATTGCCTTTAAAAGAGAGTGTGAGACCTATGATATTTATAAAAAGGCAGCAGAACTCGTTGATGCTCCCGGTGCAAGAGAGATGTTTCAGTTTCTAGCAGAAGAAGAAGAGAAGCATAAAAGGCTTATCCAGCAAGAGATGGAGAAGGAGATATATAAAGAGATGTGATTTTAGATTTTAAAAAATTTAGAGGGAGGCCAGAATGGATAAATATGTATGTATTGCATGCGGATATATTTATGACCCAGAAAAGGGAGACCCAGACAATGGGGTAGAGCCGGGAACCCTCTTTGATAATCTGCCTGATGATTGGGTATGTCCTACTTGTGGTGCAACTAAGGATATGTTTGAAAAGGCCTAAGAAAACAAATTATAGCAATAAATGAGACGAAGATAAAAAAAGGGAAGGATTATCTCTTACTATAAAGGCAACCGCAGTAATTTTGGCGATAGAGATTATATCTTTTACTTAACTCTATACTCTTTTTAAAGCCATCCTGCTTTTTAAAATCTGCGGCTAGAAAGTCTGCTTTATATTTTTCAGAGAGAGATCTGCCAAGACTATTTATTAAATTGGCATTTTTGTGGGGGCTTATTGTTAGTGTGGTTGTAAATATATCATACCCTTTTTCTTTAGCTATTTTTGCTGTTTTTTCTAATCTCATGAGAAAGCACCTTTCGCACCTCTTTCCTCCTTCAGGTTCATTTTCAAGCCCCTTCGTTAAAGAAAACCAGATATCAGGGTCATAGGGAGGATTTAATAAATTAAAATTAAACTCTTCTGCTATTTTTTGCAAATCTCCCCACCTTAATTCATATTCTTCTTCTGGATAGATATTTGGGTTATAAAAATATCCTGTTATTTCATATTCTTCGTCTAAAACGTGAGCAACATGAGTGGAATCAGGAGCACAGCATATATGCAGAAGTAATTTTGGTCTTTTGATTGTTATTCTATTTTTCATAATGCTGCAAAATTTGGTTTTAGCTTTATTCCTTGATAAGAGTCTCTTTTTTTGAGTTCTTTATTTACTGCATTGATAACCTTGAGTTTATTTAAAGACCATAAGGGAGCTATTAATTTATCCCTTGGAGGGTCCCCTGTAAGCCTGTGGATTACAGTGGAAGGATGGAGATGCTCTAAGAAATCACATATAAGGCTTACAGCATCTTCCATTTTCAGAATTTTAATCTTTCCCTCATTATACATGTTAGCTAATACGGTTCCATCCACAACAAATAAGAGATGGATTTTTACACCGTCAATCTTTAAATCCGCCAGGAATTTTGCTGTTTCAATCACCTCTTCTCTTCCTTCCTGGGGAAGCCCTATGATGACATGAGTGCATATATGGATATTTCTTACCCTTGTCTTGTTAACTGCATCAGTAAACTCCTTTAATCCATGACCCCTGTTAATCTTTTTCAATGTATTTTCATGGATGGATTGTAGCCCATATTCAACCCAGACGGTATAGGTTTTGGCATATTCTTCCAACAGGTCGAGGATTTCATCTGACACGCAGTCTGGCCTTGTGCCTATTGATATACCAACGATATCTTTGAACTTGAACGCTTCATCATAAATCTTTTTTAATTTTTCTAAAGGGGCATACGTGTTAGAGTAAGGCTGAAAATAAACGATAAACTTCCTTGCCCTTCTTGCCTTTGATAAAAATTCTTTTCCTTTAATAATCTGTTCTTTGATTGGTATGGGTGGGTTTATCGATTGAGGCCTTGGGCCTCTGCTAAGGCAATAAATACAACCCCCTTTGGATATCCTGCCGTCTCTGTTTGGGCATGTAAGACCTGCATCAACAGTAATCTTATATACCTTGCATCCGAACCTTTCTTTTAGATAGGAGTTAAGATCGTAATATCGCTTGTTGTTTTGCATGCCCATCTTCCAAGAGGTAAATATTTCAATGCCTAGCTAAATTTTGTGTTATAATAGCAAATGGAAACAACCAAGTCAAAATATCATCTATAGAGCAGCACCGGTTATGTATTTTTACCAAAAAGATTATGATGTAATCGTAGTAGGGGCTGGCCATGCTGGTTGCGAGGCAGCTTTGGCATCTGCACGTATGGGCCTAAGGACCCTTATATTTACTATAAATTTAGATAATATTGCTTTAATGTCATGCAATCCTTCTATTGGAGGAACAGCTAAGGGTAATTTAGTTAAAGA
This sequence is a window from Nitrospinota bacterium. Protein-coding genes within it:
- a CDS encoding NYN domain-containing protein, producing the protein MEILIDGYNLLNALPVLKRSSVSEEKKREYLIKILDSYQRLKGHQIVLCFDAYRGFSLFDMIDDSLGIRIIYTARGRTCDDYIKEFVEEEHREKRLHSEKLLVVTSDREIINYVQRFSIEAISSKEFYSRLEMAAKIKGKEEAEDDFKPWEKTTKKKGPSKRLSKRERKRRNLLKKL
- a CDS encoding radical SAM/SPASM domain-containing protein; the protein is MNFFRDFKFFCLDHSLLVRKTARFVKRMQKELRRPSLVSIELTNVCNANCIMCSRRYMTRRVHHMSLDLAKHIIDECKKEKIRSINLFWMGETILYPHLEEILEYIKAEIPNTKIGLNTNGEFLTQEKAKIILNSSISNLNFSIDGISKKTYESIRQNVSYEKVENNIHGFLKMRNSMGREDLKVGAFLIKMDKNSEEAKLFKDKWKPLVDKADTVAYWNWGGTQKDRALGDHKRRSIQTFNFPCQNLWKELVISNDGRATMCCVDYNITEEIGLINNNSIMEIWRGLAMQRLRKIHMQKRYKELEMCRDCNRFTFQMNSSWERMWA
- a CDS encoding rubredoxin — protein: MDKYVCIACGYIYDPEKGDPDNGVEPGTLFDNLPDDWVCPTCGATKDMFEKA
- a CDS encoding ferritin family protein codes for the protein MIDKDTAPLDALKIAFKRECETYDIYKKAAELVDAPGAREMFQFLAEEEEKHKRLIQQEMEKEIYKEM
- a CDS encoding DsrE family protein, with protein sequence MKKVAYLITRNGTRELIEGCLLSTISKGSHGAKVLALHFAEDGVYHLIKGTTTGEKIEKAIKEQGVKVLACECSVENRNIKDKIIDDVDMGHFADFYEAAAEADHVIAI
- a CDS encoding epoxyqueuosine reductase QueH translates to MKNRITIKRPKLLLHICCAPDSTHVAHVLDEEYEITGYFYNPNIYPEEEYELRWGDLQKIAEEFNFNLLNPPYDPDIWFSLTKGLENEPEGGKRCERCFLMRLEKTAKIAKEKGYDIFTTTLTISPHKNANLINSLGRSLSEKYKADFLAADFKKQDGFKKSIELSKRYNLYRQNYCGCLYSKR
- a CDS encoding TIGR01212 family radical SAM protein (This family includes YhcC from E. coli K-12, an uncharacterized radical SAM protein.) translates to MQNNKRYYDLNSYLKERFGCKVYKITVDAGLTCPNRDGRISKGGCIYCLSRGPRPQSINPPIPIKEQIIKGKEFLSKARRARKFIVYFQPYSNTYAPLEKLKKIYDEAFKFKDIVGISIGTRPDCVSDEILDLLEEYAKTYTVWVEYGLQSIHENTLKKINRGHGLKEFTDAVNKTRVRNIHICTHVIIGLPQEGREEVIETAKFLADLKIDGVKIHLLFVVDGTVLANMYNEGKIKILKMEDAVSLICDFLEHLHPSTVIHRLTGDPPRDKLIAPLWSLNKLKVINAVNKELKKRDSYQGIKLKPNFAAL